Genomic window (Deferribacter desulfuricans SSM1):
TTGACATTTTATATAAAATTTTATATAATAATTATATAAAGTTGGAAATATATAAAATAAGTGATAGGAGTGAGAAAATGAGTAATTATATTTTCTATTGTCCTGAATGTGGTAATAGTTTAAAAATTGAGAGAACACCTTACTATCATAATGAATCGGAAATATATTTAAAATGTGAAATATGTGGTTATAAAACAGATAAAAAATATTGTTTTGGTGGTTCTCCAGAAGGTAATGCAACAAAATTATGTGATGCTGTTGGTATTAAATATGAAAGAATAGGGGGTTTATCTTTAAAAGAAGCAATAAATAAAGCAGAAGAAGATAGTTTACCTATAAAAAGAGCGAGATGGGACTTTTCTATTTATATTGAAGGTGATAAATTTTATCGTGTTAATACAAATGATGAATATTTACTTGATTATAAAGATGTGACAGCTGTTGATTGGATGGTATTAAAAGATTCTGACGAATGGTATAAATTGATAGATTGGGATAAAATTGATGGTATTGCTGTTTATATAAAGGATAAAAATAAAGTTAATAATTATATTAGTATTCAAAATAAATATAATATAAATTTTATTGTTTCATATGTTATTGATCAGGATATTTTTATAGATATAGATGGTATGACATATCCAAGAAAAGATTATAAGATAGTTCCAATAAAAAAGGATGGTAAAATGGTGTTAATTAAACTCTATGATTGTAAAGAGAATTTATTAACAAAATAGCGAAATAATAACTATATGTAATATTATTATTTATAGTATTATTAGTAGCAGATATAAAGGAGTATAAAATGTTAATTAACTCCAATTTTAAAGATTATTATGATAATTTAAATGTTTATGGTGTAGATAAGCAAATTGTTTTTAATAGGTATCAAGAGAAAATTTATGTTCAAAACTTATTCAAAATTGATAATTTTCCATTAAGTATGTTAAGTTGTGGACGTTATTTTTCTTTTGCTGTTTTATCTTTTTGTAAACAGGTATATGTTTGTTTAATAATGGATAAATCAGATGAAAAAGATAAGAAATGTTTTTATTCGTCAAATGAAATAAGGAAGTATATTACAGAAAATTTTGAATATAGAAGAGCTAAATGTATATTAGAAGAGTTTGAAGGTAAAGGCTCTTATCATAAGTATGTCATGAAAAATTCAATTTTTAAATATATTGATGATAAATTAATTACATATAATAAGTTAAAAAGCGAATTATTAGGGTATAATTTTAACCTTGATGACTATCCTATTGTTGCTGTACAAACTCAATCAATTATAGTTAATCCTATTATTAGAACATATAATTTTCAAAAGATTAAATCACCTTATGATGCTAGGATGGAAATAGAGCAATGGGTATTAAATAATAATCTAACAATGAAAGAACCTGAAAAAATTGATGATAGTATTTTAAGAGATATGAAGGGTTTTGATAAAATAAGTTTCAGGAAGAGAAAACAGAAAAAATAATTATTAATATAAAAATAGTAAAAAAAGGAGTAAAAGTTGTGTTTGATGACAGAGTAAAAATAGGTGTTAAAATAAAAGATGGACAGGTTATAGGAGAAGAAGCTGGACATAAACAGTTTATAGAGAGTATGAAAAAGATAGTTAATTTTAAAGATAATAAAGACAATAAAAATAATAAAAATAGAAAAAGTCTAGAATATTATCTTAATTTAAAATATAAAATAATTATCGAAAAAATAGATGAAGAAGATGGTGGTGGATTTGATGCATACATAAAGGAGTTAGGAAAGTATACATGTTGTGCGTGTGGTGAAACAGTTGAAGAGGCTTACAATTCATTAATTGAATTTAAAAATGAGCTGATAAAAAAATGGTATGAAGAAGGTAAAGAAATTCCAGAACCAGAATAAAAAATTAAAAAAGTAGTACAAGAAATAATATATAAAAATAATAGAGGTAATTAATAATGAATGATTATAACTATTATTTAAAACAAATTCGACAAATAATTAAAAAAGAAATTAAGTCAAGTAATAATGAGATTAAAGATAGGTTAGAACGTTTAAAGTCAAGTAATAATGAGATTAAAGATAGGTTAGAACGTTTAGAGTTAAGAATGAATCGTTTAGAGTCAAGTAATAATGAGATTAAAGATAGGTTAGAACGTTTAGAGTTAAGAATGAATCGTTTAGAGTCAAGTAATAATGAGATTAAAGATAGGTTAGAACGTTTAGAGTTAAGAATGAATCGATTAGAGTCAAGCAATAATGAGATTAAAGAGAAGATTAGTCATTTAGAATCAAACAATGAATTTTTGAAAATTTTATCCCTCCACCACCCACAAGACACATTCTTTTAGGTAGGTGATGTAGTGGGTGTCTTCTGGGTTTCAATATATTGTTTGATAACCTCAAGCGGAGCTCCACCACAGGAACCTGCAAAATAGCTTGGAGACCATAAAGCGTTTTTCCAGTAATACTGCCTTAATTCAGGATGGATTTGTTTTAGCTTTCTGGAAGAAACACCTTTTAGCGAATTTACCAGTTTTGAGACTGCCACCTTTGGCGGATAGTTTACAAGCAAATGGACATGGTCGCTTTCTCCATTTAATTCTATCAGTTCTGCCTCAAAATCTTGACAGACTTTGGCGAAGATTTCCTTTAAGGTTTCTAAGTGTTTCTTTTGAAATACGCTCTTTCTGTATTTAGTTACAAAGACCAAATGCACATGCAGAAGAAAAACACAATGCCTACCAGTTCTAATTTTACTTGACTTTTCCATAGACCAATACTATAATATAACAATGATTACATGTCAAGCCTTTAAATTTAAACTCAAGACCAATGAAGAGTTAGAAAACAAGTTCGCCCAATTTGCCGGCTCTTGTAGGTTTGTATGGAATAAAGCTATTGCTTTAATAAAACAAAAGCTTGATATAAAAAAGGTAGATAAAATCATCAATATCCACTTGCCACAATATTACAAAAATACTGCTACTATACCTACCTATAACGAAATGGCGGGAATGCTTAAATTATGGAAACAATCCGAAGAATACGCTTTCTTAAAAGAAGCACATTCTCAAATTCTACAACAAACCTTAAAGGATTTATACAAAGCCATAGACAGTGCTTTTACCAAAGGCAATGGTATATCTTTTCCAGACTTCAGGAAGAAAGGTAAATCGCCAGACAGCTTTAGATATCCTCAAGGCTTTAAGATAAATAACAATAGAATATTTTTACCTAAAATAGGATGGGTTAGGTTTTATAAATCAAGAAACATAGTTGGCAAACCAAAGAATGTAACAGTTAAAAGATACGCCGATGGCTGGTATATAAGCGTAGTTACCGAAAAAGACACATCAATTAAAGAAAATCTATCCAACCCCGTGGGTATAGATGTAGGTGTAAAAAAGATAATCACACTATCCAACGGTTGTTACTTCGAGCCTCTTGATTTAAGTAAATATGAGAAAAAACTAATCAAACTCCAAAGGCAACTCTCGAGAAAACAACACCCTACCAAAAAAGGAGATAAGACACCGTTTTCTAATAATTACAAAAAACACCAAAGAAAAATAGCAAAGATGTGGCTTAAGATAGCAAATGTGAGAAACGATTACCTACATAAAATAACAACAGCCATAGCCAAAAAACACGGCTTTGTGGCTGTAGAGAATTTAAAGGTTAAGAACCTAACCAAATCTGCAAAAGGCACAAAAGACAGCCCCGGACGTAATGTAAAAGCTAAATCAGGCTTAAACAGAAGCATTCTTTCTCGAGCGTGGGGTAGGTTCTTTGAACTGCTTGAGTATAAACTCCAGAGAAATGGGGGGAAACTGGTTAGAGTTGACGCTAAAAACACCTCTATAACCTGTCCTCTATGTGATTACACTAATAAGGAAAACCGCAAAAACCAAGCGGTATTTGTATGCAAAAAGTGTGGTTTTACGTCTAATGCTGATTTGGTAGGTGCGATAAATGTTTTAATGAGAGCGATGAGGAAGGAAAACCTTATAACCCTACCGCAGGGCTTGCGGGAAGTCACGCCTGTGGAGTATGCCAGAGAGTATACGCTGAAGCAGGAACCAGCGGGAAACCGTGAGGGATTACCGCTTCCATCGATAGCGTAGATGGGAATCCTCTTCCTTTAGGGAGAGGAGGAAGTCAATATCTGACAATTATAGTTTCTCAAGAAGTAATTATAATATTTCAACAGTATCAGATGGAATGGGATTTAATATGTTTCCTGCAAAAACTGTTTTTAAACTTTAATTTTTTATAAGATAAATTATGATAAAAGGAAAATATACTGATGCTATTATTTTTACTAATGAAATAGAAAATGAAGCATTATCTCAAATATATAGTATTGTAAATCATCCAGTATTTACTGGACCAGTAAGAATAATGCCTGATGTTCATGCAGGTGCTGGGTGTGTGATAGGTTTTACTGCACCTTTAACTAATAAAATTATACCATCTATTATAGGATATGATATTGGATGTGGTGTTAGTACATGTATATTAGGTAAAATTAAAAAGGAAGAATTTTTGGATAACTGGGTAATTATTGATAAGAAATTAAGGGAAATTATACCTCTTGGACAAAATACACATGAAAAGTCTTCTATAATAAAAGAAAATAAAAAATTTTTTGAAGATATTTTTAAATCGCAGAAGCAATATTATTTAAATAAAATAAGTAATGTATTTAATAAAATATTTAAAAATGAAAAATTAAATATAAAATTAGAAAAATATTTTTCATTGGACTATATATTTAAAGAATTACCTGCTAAAATAGGATTACCTGGTGGTTATATTTTTTCAGCATTAGGAACTCTTGGTGGAGGTAATCATTTTATAGAAGTAGAAGTTAATGAAAGTGATGATTTATTTGTTACAATACATACAGGATCAAGAAATTTAGGCAAGAAAATAGCAGAATATTGGCAAAAAAAAGCTATTGCATCTTGTAGAACTGGTAATAAAGATAGGTTTAAAAAAGAAATAGAATTATTAAAAATGAAATATAAAGGAAAAGATCTGGAAAATGCAATTAATGATTTGAAGGTTAAATATAAAAATAACAATTTTTCTCAAGAGTTATCTTATTTAAGTAGTCCTTCTGATGTGGCAGGCTATTTAATAGATATGTTTATCGCACAGATATTTGCTACATATAATAGGTATTGTATCTATAATTTTGTAGAGCAAATTATTTCATATATTTTAAAGAAGGATAATAATCTTTTACTTGATGATTTAGTTTTAAATAGTTTTGAAAGTGTACATAATTATGTTGATTTTGATGATCTAATTATTCGTAAAGGTGCAATAAAAACACCTATAGGAAAGGAAATTATAATACCTTTAAATATGAAAGATGGAGTAATAATTGCAAAAGTAAAAAATGAACCTATAAAATTAATAGAGCGTAATTTTTCAGCTCCTCATGGTGCTGGTAGAAAAATGTCACGTTCAAAAGCAAAACAATCTATAAATCTTAATGATTTTAGAAAGTCTATGGTAGGTATAGCATCATCAAGTGTGAATGAAACAACATTAGATGAATCACCTATGGCTTATAAAGATAAAGATAACATTATAACTTATCTAAATAACATAGCAGATATTGTTTATATTTTAAAACCAATATATGTTTTAAAAGACAGTATTCCTACATATATATGTAATAATGAAATTGAAACTAAAAATATAATGGATAATATTATGTAAAATGTTTTATTTTTAGAACACATAGTGAAAAAATAAATAAAATAAACTAATTAAATAATAGTATGAGGTTATCCATATGAAGTTAGGAGATATTTTTAGAAAAAAATATAAAAAGGATCCATGTAATTTAACATTAGAGGAAATCAATAAGATAGCAGTAAGTAAAAGATTTAACTCTTATAAAAGAGTTAAAAATAAAAATTCTATTTTCAAATTGAATTATTATAATATTGATAAATTGTTTGATAAAAGATTGAATTCAGACTGACTTTTTTATATATTCAATACTCAGTATTAAGGCCTTATTTAAAATATAGGGATTTTTTTGATATTTGGTTTACAACTAAGTCATTAATCAAAAATGTAGATTTAAAAGATAAAAATATATTAAAGGGAATTAAATTTAATAAAAATGTTTTTAATTTGGATAAAGATATTTATAAAGAAAGATTTAGTTATATTATTAAAGAAATAAAGGAAAATAAAGTAAATATGTTAGAATCTACGAAAAATGAACTTAAAAAATTTTTACCTGATGATTTTTATATAACATTAGAAAAACAAAATGGTTTTGAAGATATATTAAATACTGTTTATTCTATATTGATAAATTATATAGAACAAGATATTGATAGTATAGTTGAATATACTGATAATATGGATATGTAGGAGAATATTATGCCTTCTTATAAAACATTACAAATTTTAAATGATTTACCTGAGGTATTTACTGTTAATGAGTTTTGTTTATATTATGGTAAAAAACAGTATAAAACTATGTTGTCATGTTTAAATAAGAAGGGAATAATTAAGAAGGCAGGTGTTAAAAGTAATATTTATTATAATATGATTAAGATAAAAGAAGTTACTACGGAACATATTAAAAAAGCATTAAAGAAATTATATCCTTTTGGATTATTTAGTGGATTGTATATTTTATATAAAAATGGTTTTACATCGCAAATACCTTATACTTTATCATATATTTTACCTTCAGCTACAAAACCTTATATATATAGAAAAATTAATAGTGCTGATATTTTATATCGTCCTAAAAAATATTTTTTTTATTTAAAAAGTAAATCTATTGATGATGAAATCAAACCTTCTTATGTAATAGCAGATATGGTTATTTTTTCGGATTATGGATACAATTTAACATATACGGACATTGATATGTTGGATACAGATGAATTGAATGAATTAATAAGAGAACTTCATCAGATTGAAAAAAATATGAAAAAAGAATTTAAAAATAATAAAAAAATAATGAATAATATTGATAAATTGGTAAAAATCATAGATGAACTTGAAGAAGAAAATAATGATTCTTATACTATAAATATTGATATATAGTTTTGTATATATTATTAAAAAATTAGGTATGGTATACAGAAATGTATACTAAATCTCTATTTTAGAAAAATAAACTTATTCATTTTGTATTTTGTTTGACAAATTTTTGATTTTATATTATAATATTTAAATAAAGCAAAATAATATAAAATATAAGAGATTATATAAAGATGAGTAATAGTGTGTCAAAAATAAGTAAAATAAGTTTTGTTTCTAATTTACAAAACAGTATAAAACAGAGATTTGTAAAAGATTTTAGTCTTCCTATAACAATTTTTAATAATGATTTATTTTATTATTACTGCATTACATTAAACGATTTTCTTGATATAGAAAACAAGGCAAAATTATTATATAATTTTATAAAGAACAATGAAGATGTATTAGAAAATAAGGAAAAATTTTTTGAAATTTCAAGTAAATTTAATACAGATGTTATTGAATATATAAAAGGTAAGGAAAGTTTTAATAAATTTTTACAGTTTGATATGAATAAATTTAAAGTTCATAATTATAAGAATTCCAATATTTATCATTCTGATAATGATTCTAAATATTATTTTACAGTGGATTTAATTAAAGGTAATTTTCAAGCGTTTAAATATTTTGATCCTAATATTGTTGATAATATGAATGATTATGAAAATTTTATTAAACAATTTACTAAATATGATTATTTTGTACAGTCAAAATATATAAGACAGGTTATTTTTGGACATCTAAATACTAAAAGACAGCAGACAATAATGAAATATATAATGATGGAAATTTATAAGAAAATTGAAAAATATTTGGATAATATTTTTGAATTAGAATGTTTAAATAATGATGAATTAATATTTAATATAAAAGTACCAGTATTTAATAATAAATATAAAAAGAAAATTATTTTTTTATTAAAAGAATTAAAAAAACTACCTTTTAATTTAAAAGTAAATATTTTTAAATTAAAACATCTTAAACCTGAAAATATGTATGTAAAAGAATATATTAATAGATTTTTATTATATACATGGAAAGATGATATAATTGAAGAGTATCTTGATAATTATAAAAAGATTGAGTTTAAGTGTGTTCCTAATAATGTATTTATGCAGGTTTTTAAATATTATTTTAATATGGAATTAGATGATAGGGATTTATACTTTTATTATGATAAAAGATTAGCTAAATGGCTTAAACCTTTGTTTGAATAAAGCAAAAATGAGGTATATTTATGGAGCAATTTATTGATAATATTGTAAATAATATTGAGAGTAGGGGACATAAATTAATATTTTTAACACAGGTGGGTTCTCATTTATATGGAACAAACACTCTAAATTCGGATAGAGATTATGTAGGTATTTTTATACCGTCTGATGACTATGTGTTAGGATTATCCAGAATAGAAGAGATAGATTTGTCTATTAAGGACAAAGATGAAACTGGAAAAAATACTGAGAATGCTGTTGATGTAAAAGTTTATGAATTGAGAAAATTTTTAAAACTTGCTATGGAAAATAATCCAAACATTTTAGAAATCTTATTTTCAAATAAACTTGAATATTTAACAGATGAAGGTAAAATATTAGTGGATAATAAAAAGATTTTTCCATATTTAGGATTATATGATAAATATATGGGTTATAGTATTAGTCAAAGGAAAAAAATGGTAATTAAAAAATCTAATTATTTTGATTTGCATCAATTTAAAGGTGATTTAGAAAAGTTATTTAGTATAAGTGAGGACAACAAAAAACTTACGTTAGCTGAATTACCTTATATCAAAGGTTTTCAGGTTTATCGAAAAAATTTTAAAAATGAAAACTTTATAGTAGGTGATTTAACATTTCACAAGTCAAGATTTCTTAAAAAAGTATATCAAATGGTTGTAGAAAGGTTAAATAAGGTAGGCAATAGGGAAAGGTTAATTCTTAAATATGGTTATGATACAAAATTTTCAATGCATTATCATCGTTTACTGTATGAAGGTATAAGGTTGTTAAGAACAGGAGAACTGGTATTTCCTCTGCCAGAAAGAGAGGAATTATTAAAAATTAGAAATGGAGAGTATCCTATTGAATATGTGCTAGAAAAAGGGATAGAATTAGAAGATGAAATGAGAAAAGCAAAAGAAACCAGTGAATTACCTAAAAAATCAAGATTTGAAAAAATCAATGAATTATGTAAAAATCTCCTTAAAAATAATATTAATAAAAGAATGGATAATATTGCTACCATAAAATTTTAATAATTTAAAACTAATTATAAATAAAGGAGAAAATATTATGAACAAGAGGGAAATTTTAAAAAACACACTTACCGCTCTTGATAACTTTTCTACTCTTACACAGGATATTATAGATAGAGGAAGGCATATTTTGAAATTATATTATACAGAAATTTCTACACTTATTGATTGTATTGACTGTGCCAACATAACAGTTGATTTGCAGTTTGTTAATAATAAGCCATATCTTCGTTTTTATATAATGGACGATCCTTTTGGATGTATTGTATTAAATGGTTTCTTTGTGTCTATTACAGAGCATTATTTTGAAGACACTTTTATAAAAAGATTTGGTGAACTGATTAAGGAAGAACTAAAGAAAAAACAGAAAGAAAATATGTTTGAATGTTAGGGGTTGAATAATGAATAAACAGGATTTAAAGAATTCTTTAAAAAGAGTGATAGATCAGATGGTATCCGAGTATAACAGGGAAAGATATCATCTGTTATCTGATGTGTTAAACATGTTAATAGATAAAGGGTTTGACACAAACAAGCTTGATGATCCTAAAGTATTTCGCTTAAATCTTATGGTTAATCTTGATTTTATTATAGAAAAATTATCTGAGGAGATTTTAAAGAAGAAATTTAATACGGATACTGTGCCTGATCTGGCTGTTTTTATGTTCAAAGAATATGCGTTTGTAGAAAAGCATTTATATAGGTTGTTTGAAGTCTGTGAAGGGGCAACCTGTTGTGTAGATAAAGCAAGAACGGTGTATGAAAGAATTTTAGAATATATCATGACCGGTAATTTTAAAGATTTCGATTATAGCGAAGAATACACATATATGTACCCAAAGATGATTTTAAAGGATAAGCAGGAGATTCTGGACTATATAGTAGCACTACGCAGTCTTTATAATGGGAATCCTGTTCCATATTTAAAATTCATGGAACAGCTTAATATAACAAAAATTACAACACAAAAAGATGTAAAAAACTAAAAAAATAACAAGGATTGAAATTGTATGTAATAAAAATTTAAAAAAAGATAAGGTTTACATTGTTGATGGTAGGGATACTATTACATATTTATTTTTTATCAAAGAAGGTAGCAATTCTTCTATATCTTTAGGCAATCTTCCTGGCATCTTAATACACAAAAAATTGGAAGTTAAAGGTTTAGAAAAAGAAGAGAATGCATACTTTTACAATAAAAATAAAACATTATGGTTATTTAATAACGAATCTAATTGTAGGAATAAAATAAGAATAAAAAGTAGTATTAAATATGTTCAAGATATCCAAACAGATGTATTT
Coding sequences:
- a CDS encoding type II toxin-antitoxin system HicB family antitoxin; amino-acid sequence: MFDDRVKIGVKIKDGQVIGEEAGHKQFIESMKKIVNFKDNKDNKNNKNRKSLEYYLNLKYKIIIEKIDEEDGGGFDAYIKELGKYTCCACGETVEEAYNSLIEFKNELIKKWYEEGKEIPEPE
- the tnpA gene encoding IS200/IS605 family transposase translates to MEKSSKIRTGRHCVFLLHVHLVFVTKYRKSVFQKKHLETLKEIFAKVCQDFEAELIELNGESDHVHLLVNYPPKVAVSKLVNSLKGVSSRKLKQIHPELRQYYWKNALWSPSYFAGSCGGAPLEVIKQYIETQKTPTTSPT
- a CDS encoding RNA-guided endonuclease InsQ/TnpB family protein, whose amino-acid sequence is MITCQAFKFKLKTNEELENKFAQFAGSCRFVWNKAIALIKQKLDIKKVDKIINIHLPQYYKNTATIPTYNEMAGMLKLWKQSEEYAFLKEAHSQILQQTLKDLYKAIDSAFTKGNGISFPDFRKKGKSPDSFRYPQGFKINNNRIFLPKIGWVRFYKSRNIVGKPKNVTVKRYADGWYISVVTEKDTSIKENLSNPVGIDVGVKKIITLSNGCYFEPLDLSKYEKKLIKLQRQLSRKQHPTKKGDKTPFSNNYKKHQRKIAKMWLKIANVRNDYLHKITTAIAKKHGFVAVENLKVKNLTKSAKGTKDSPGRNVKAKSGLNRSILSRAWGRFFELLEYKLQRNGGKLVRVDAKNTSITCPLCDYTNKENRKNQAVFVCKKCGFTSNADLVGAINVLMRAMRKENLITLPQGLREVTPVEYAREYTLKQEPAGNREGLPLPSIA
- a CDS encoding RtcB family protein, with amino-acid sequence MIKGKYTDAIIFTNEIENEALSQIYSIVNHPVFTGPVRIMPDVHAGAGCVIGFTAPLTNKIIPSIIGYDIGCGVSTCILGKIKKEEFLDNWVIIDKKLREIIPLGQNTHEKSSIIKENKKFFEDIFKSQKQYYLNKISNVFNKIFKNEKLNIKLEKYFSLDYIFKELPAKIGLPGGYIFSALGTLGGGNHFIEVEVNESDDLFVTIHTGSRNLGKKIAEYWQKKAIASCRTGNKDRFKKEIELLKMKYKGKDLENAINDLKVKYKNNNFSQELSYLSSPSDVAGYLIDMFIAQIFATYNRYCIYNFVEQIISYILKKDNNLLLDDLVLNSFESVHNYVDFDDLIIRKGAIKTPIGKEIIIPLNMKDGVIIAKVKNEPIKLIERNFSAPHGAGRKMSRSKAKQSINLNDFRKSMVGIASSSVNETTLDESPMAYKDKDNIITYLNNIADIVYILKPIYVLKDSIPTYICNNEIETKNIMDNIM
- a CDS encoding DNA polymerase beta superfamily protein, producing the protein MEQFIDNIVNNIESRGHKLIFLTQVGSHLYGTNTLNSDRDYVGIFIPSDDYVLGLSRIEEIDLSIKDKDETGKNTENAVDVKVYELRKFLKLAMENNPNILEILFSNKLEYLTDEGKILVDNKKIFPYLGLYDKYMGYSISQRKKMVIKKSNYFDLHQFKGDLEKLFSISEDNKKLTLAELPYIKGFQVYRKNFKNENFIVGDLTFHKSRFLKKVYQMVVERLNKVGNRERLILKYGYDTKFSMHYHRLLYEGIRLLRTGELVFPLPEREELLKIRNGEYPIEYVLEKGIELEDEMRKAKETSELPKKSRFEKINELCKNLLKNNINKRMDNIATIKF